The following are from one region of the Pseudomonas lalucatii genome:
- a CDS encoding electron transfer flavoprotein subunit beta, which translates to MTDLNIITLVSVGAHPTSGRARRAEQDSRAVELGLRLAGDRLQVLHAGDPQEEALRAYLGMGLAEMAVLEQPKQADALPALTRYLQEAGAQLVLTGSQAETGEGSGMLPFLLAERLGWPLVVGLAEVEKVENGVAQVLQALPRGQRRRLRVRLPFLASVDNAAPTARQSAFGPARRGQLRAQDVAVVEDQLLAEAQLQPARPRPKRLKVIKAKTGAERMKAATAKASGGGGKVLKDVSPQEGAEAIFNLLIEEGVLR; encoded by the coding sequence ATGACTGACTTGAACATCATCACCCTGGTCTCGGTCGGCGCCCACCCGACCTCCGGTCGCGCCCGCCGCGCCGAACAGGATTCCCGCGCCGTCGAGCTGGGCCTGCGCCTGGCCGGCGACAGGCTGCAGGTGCTGCACGCCGGCGACCCCCAGGAAGAGGCGCTGCGCGCCTACCTGGGCATGGGGCTGGCGGAGATGGCGGTACTCGAGCAACCCAAGCAGGCCGACGCCCTGCCGGCGCTGACCCGCTACCTGCAGGAGGCCGGCGCCCAGCTGGTGCTGACCGGCAGCCAGGCGGAGACCGGCGAGGGCTCGGGCATGCTGCCCTTCCTCCTGGCCGAACGCCTGGGCTGGCCCCTGGTGGTCGGCCTGGCCGAGGTGGAGAAGGTGGAGAACGGCGTGGCCCAGGTGCTGCAGGCCCTGCCCCGCGGCCAACGCCGCCGCCTGCGGGTGCGCCTGCCGTTCCTCGCCAGCGTCGACAACGCCGCGCCCACGGCCCGGCAGAGCGCCTTCGGCCCGGCCCGCCGCGGTCAGTTGCGCGCCCAGGACGTGGCCGTGGTCGAGGACCAGTTGCTGGCCGAGGCCCAGCTGCAGCCGGCCCGCCCGCGGCCCAAGCGCCTCAAGGTGATCAAGGCCAAGACCGGCGCCGAGCGGATGAAGGCGGCCACCGCCAAGGCCTCCGGCGGCGGCGGCAAGGTGCTCAAGGATGTCTCGCCACAGGAAGGCGCGGAGGCTATCTTCAACCTGCTGATCGAAGAAGGGGTGCTGCGCTGA
- a CDS encoding quaternary amine ABC transporter ATP-binding protein encodes MKSGKIVVENLYKVFGQNPQEAIDLLKQGWSKDKILAEKGAVIGVSDVSFSVEEGEIFVLMGLSGSGKSTLIRLINRLIEPSAGDVYIDGQNVAKMANAELVDLRRRDMSMVFQSFALMPSRSVLDNAAFGLEVAGVGRKEREKRAMDVLAQVGLDTFAHKHPHELSGGMQQRVGLARALAVDPSMMIMDEAFSALDPLKRREMQDLLLELQKTHRRTIIFVSHDIEEAMRIGSRIGIMEGGKLIQVGTPQELVDKPANDYVRNFFDTVDTNRYLTAGQLKADSVPLYVHNGVAPDANKVCQELQALDKHYAFIVDGEKRFCGSISLEKIALMVDGNSQCGLDLDVLKRIDPVPEDMPLDQVIERLVDNEGPIPVVDANGLYSGAISKGRLLNRMQGE; translated from the coding sequence ATGAAGTCTGGAAAGATCGTCGTCGAGAACCTGTACAAGGTCTTCGGCCAAAACCCGCAAGAAGCCATCGACCTGCTCAAGCAGGGCTGGAGCAAGGACAAGATCCTTGCCGAGAAGGGCGCCGTGATCGGCGTCAGCGACGTGTCCTTCAGCGTCGAGGAGGGCGAGATCTTCGTCCTCATGGGCCTCTCCGGCTCCGGCAAGTCCACCCTGATCCGCCTGATCAACCGCCTCATCGAACCCAGCGCCGGTGACGTCTACATCGACGGCCAGAACGTCGCCAAGATGGCCAACGCCGAACTGGTCGACCTGCGCCGCCGCGACATGAGCATGGTCTTCCAGTCCTTCGCCCTGATGCCCTCGCGCAGCGTGCTGGACAACGCCGCCTTCGGCCTGGAAGTGGCAGGCGTCGGCCGCAAGGAGCGCGAGAAGCGCGCCATGGACGTGCTCGCCCAGGTCGGCCTGGACACCTTCGCCCACAAGCACCCCCACGAGCTGTCCGGCGGCATGCAGCAGCGCGTCGGCCTGGCCCGCGCCCTGGCCGTGGACCCCTCGATGATGATCATGGACGAGGCCTTCTCCGCCCTCGACCCGCTCAAGCGCCGCGAGATGCAGGACCTGCTGCTGGAGCTGCAGAAGACCCACCGCCGCACCATCATCTTCGTCTCCCACGACATCGAGGAGGCCATGCGCATCGGCAGCCGCATCGGCATCATGGAGGGCGGCAAGCTGATCCAGGTCGGCACCCCCCAGGAGCTGGTCGACAAGCCGGCCAACGACTACGTGCGCAACTTCTTCGACACCGTCGACACCAACCGCTACCTCACCGCCGGCCAGCTCAAGGCCGACAGCGTGCCCCTCTACGTGCACAACGGCGTGGCGCCGGACGCCAACAAGGTGTGCCAGGAACTGCAGGCGCTGGACAAGCACTACGCCTTCATCGTCGACGGCGAGAAGCGTTTCTGCGGCTCCATCAGCCTGGAGAAGATCGCCCTGATGGTCGACGGCAACAGCCAGTGCGGCCTGGACCTGGACGTGCTCAAGCGCATCGACCCGGTGCCGGAGGACATGCCGCTGGACCAGGTGATCGAGCGCCTGGTGGACAACGAGGGCCCCATCCCGGTGGTCGACGCCAACGGCCTCTACAGCGGCGCCATCAGCAAGGGCCGCCTGCTCAACCGTATGCAGGGAGAATGA
- the dgcB gene encoding (Fe-S)-binding protein, translated as MLNTLLPILLFAALALAVLGAAKRFLMWRRGKPAQVDWIGGLLAMPRRYLVDLHHVVERDKYMSKTHVATAGGFVLAAVLAILVHGFGLHSKLLGYALLAATVLMFVGALFVAKRRRNPPARLSKGPWNRLPKSLLMFAVSFFIATLPVAGILPADFGGWVLALILAVGVAWGVSELFFGMTWGGPMKHAFAGALHLAWHRRAERFGGGRSTGLKALNLDDVAAPLGVAKPTDFTWNQLLGFDACVQCGKCEAVCPAFAAGQPLNPKKLIQDMVIGLAGGTDAKFAGSPYPGIPLGEHGGGPHQPIVVQGGKGLVEADTLWSCTTCRACVEECPMMIEHVDAIVDMRRHLTLEKGATPNKGAEVLDNLIATDNPGGFAPGGRLNWAADLNLALMSDKQEAEVLFWVGDGAFDMRNQRTLRAFVKVLKAAEVDFAVLGLEERDSGDVARRLGDEATFQQLAKRNIATLSQYRFKKIVTCDPHSFHVLKNEYGALGGHYEVLHHSTYMEELISGQKLSLGQHKGGSVTYHDPCYLGRYNGEYEAPRSVLKAIGIEVKEMERSGFRSRCCGGGGGAPITDIPGKQRIPDMRMVDIKETGAELVAVGCPQCTAMLEGVVEPRPQIKDIAELVADVLLEAPAPTKKPAPVKPEALEVH; from the coding sequence CGCTACCTGGTCGACCTGCACCACGTGGTCGAGCGCGACAAGTACATGTCCAAGACCCACGTGGCCACCGCCGGCGGTTTCGTCCTGGCGGCCGTGCTGGCGATCCTGGTGCACGGTTTCGGCCTGCACAGCAAGCTGCTCGGCTATGCCCTGCTGGCGGCCACGGTGCTGATGTTCGTCGGCGCCCTGTTCGTCGCCAAGCGCCGGCGCAACCCGCCGGCGCGGCTGTCCAAGGGCCCGTGGAACCGCCTGCCGAAGAGCCTGCTGATGTTCGCGGTGAGCTTCTTCATCGCCACCCTGCCGGTGGCCGGCATCCTGCCGGCCGACTTCGGCGGCTGGGTCCTCGCCCTCATCCTCGCCGTCGGCGTGGCCTGGGGCGTGTCCGAGCTGTTCTTCGGCATGACCTGGGGCGGGCCGATGAAGCATGCCTTCGCCGGTGCCCTGCACCTGGCCTGGCACCGCCGCGCCGAGCGCTTCGGCGGCGGCCGTTCGACCGGCCTCAAGGCGCTGAACCTGGATGACGTCGCCGCGCCCCTGGGCGTGGCGAAACCCACCGACTTCACCTGGAACCAGCTGCTGGGCTTCGACGCCTGCGTGCAGTGCGGCAAGTGCGAGGCGGTGTGCCCGGCCTTCGCCGCCGGCCAGCCGCTGAACCCGAAGAAGCTGATCCAGGACATGGTCATCGGCCTGGCCGGCGGCACCGACGCCAAATTCGCCGGCAGCCCCTACCCGGGCATCCCGCTGGGCGAGCACGGCGGCGGCCCGCACCAGCCGATCGTGGTCCAGGGCGGCAAGGGCCTGGTCGAGGCCGATACCCTGTGGTCCTGCACCACCTGCCGCGCCTGCGTCGAGGAATGCCCGATGATGATCGAGCACGTCGACGCCATCGTCGACATGCGCCGCCACCTGACCCTGGAAAAGGGCGCCACCCCGAACAAGGGTGCCGAGGTGCTGGACAACCTGATCGCCACCGACAACCCTGGCGGTTTCGCCCCGGGCGGTCGCCTGAACTGGGCGGCGGACCTCAACCTGGCGCTGATGAGCGACAAGCAGGAAGCCGAGGTGCTGTTCTGGGTCGGCGACGGTGCCTTCGACATGCGCAACCAGCGCACCCTGCGCGCCTTCGTCAAGGTCCTCAAGGCGGCCGAGGTGGACTTCGCCGTGCTCGGCCTGGAGGAGCGCGACAGCGGCGACGTGGCTCGCCGCCTGGGCGACGAGGCGACCTTCCAGCAGCTGGCCAAGCGCAATATCGCGACCCTGAGCCAGTACCGCTTCAAGAAGATCGTCACCTGCGACCCGCACAGCTTCCACGTGCTGAAGAACGAATACGGCGCCCTCGGCGGCCACTACGAAGTGCTGCACCACAGCACCTACATGGAAGAGCTGATCAGCGGCCAGAAGCTCAGCCTCGGCCAGCACAAGGGCGGCAGCGTCACCTATCACGATCCGTGCTACCTGGGCCGCTACAACGGCGAGTACGAAGCGCCGCGCAGCGTGCTCAAGGCCATCGGCATCGAAGTGAAGGAAATGGAACGCTCCGGCTTCCGCTCGCGCTGCTGCGGCGGCGGCGGCGGCGCGCCCATCACCGACATCCCCGGCAAGCAGCGGATTCCCGACATGCGCATGGTCGACATCAAGGAGACCGGTGCCGAACTGGTGGCCGTGGGCTGCCCGCAGTGCACCGCCATGCTCGAGGGCGTGGTCGAGCCGCGGCCGCAGATCAAGGACATCGCCGAGCTGGTCGCCGACGTGCTGCTGGAAGCGCCCGCCCCGACCAAGAAGCCGGCGCCCGTCAAGCCTGAAGCCCTGGAGGTGCATTGA
- a CDS encoding choline ABC transporter substrate-binding protein: MKKLKTIAGLGLLSCTLAQAAWAQEPESCKQVRFAEIGWADIAATTGVAMTLTEGLGYQPRKIMASVPIAFTGVKNSQIDVFLGYWAPSMDAVIEPFTKDGGVKVLPTPNLEGAKYTLAVPTYAADAGLKSFQDIAKFKDQLGGKIYGIEPGNDGNLLIEQMIKGDQYGLGGFRMVESSEAGMLVQVQRAVRKKEPVVFLGWAPHPMNTQYDITYLAGGDEVFGPDFGAAKVYTVVPPDYEARCANVGKLLNNLQFSVEIESQLMEKVLEKEDPAEVAKNWIKANPAMLDKWLAGVTTYDGQDAVAAVKKHVGL; the protein is encoded by the coding sequence ATGAAGAAGTTGAAGACCATCGCCGGCCTCGGCCTGCTGTCCTGCACCCTGGCCCAGGCGGCCTGGGCCCAGGAGCCGGAGAGCTGCAAGCAGGTGCGCTTCGCCGAGATCGGCTGGGCCGACATCGCCGCCACCACCGGCGTCGCCATGACCCTCACCGAGGGCCTGGGCTACCAGCCGCGCAAGATCATGGCCTCGGTACCCATCGCCTTCACCGGCGTGAAGAACAGCCAGATCGACGTGTTCCTCGGCTACTGGGCACCCTCCATGGACGCGGTGATCGAGCCCTTCACCAAGGACGGCGGCGTCAAGGTGCTGCCCACCCCGAACCTGGAAGGCGCCAAGTACACCCTGGCGGTGCCCACCTACGCCGCCGACGCCGGCCTCAAGAGCTTCCAGGACATCGCCAAGTTCAAGGACCAGCTGGGCGGCAAGATCTACGGCATCGAGCCGGGCAACGACGGCAACCTGCTGATCGAGCAGATGATCAAGGGCGACCAGTACGGCCTCGGCGGCTTCCGCATGGTCGAGTCCAGCGAGGCCGGCATGCTGGTCCAGGTCCAGCGCGCCGTGCGCAAGAAGGAGCCGGTGGTGTTCCTCGGCTGGGCCCCGCACCCGATGAACACCCAGTACGACATCACCTACCTGGCCGGTGGCGATGAGGTGTTCGGTCCCGACTTCGGCGCCGCCAAGGTCTACACCGTGGTACCGCCGGACTACGAGGCACGCTGCGCCAACGTCGGCAAGCTGCTGAACAACCTGCAGTTCAGCGTCGAGATCGAAAGCCAGCTGATGGAGAAGGTGCTGGAGAAGGAAGATCCCGCCGAGGTCGCCAAGAACTGGATCAAGGCCAACCCGGCCATGCTCGACAAGTGGCTCGCCGGCGTCACCACCTACGACGGCCAGGACGCCGTCGCCGCCGTGAAGAAACACGTCGGCCTCTAA
- a CDS encoding GlxA family transcriptional regulator, which translates to MSQSAQGVQPQNRVPQSIGFLLLDNFTLISLASAVEPLRMANQLSGKELYRWYTLTQSGLPVSASDGLQITPDAGLDNAPALDTVIVCGGVDIQHSVTREHLHWLQVQARHGRQLGGVCTGSWALAKAGLLDGFDCSVHWEFLAAMQEAFPRAAITTRLFSIDRSRYTSSGGTAPMDMMLHLIGREHGRELAAAISEMFIYERIRNEQDHQRVPLKHMLGTNQPKLQEIVALMEANLEEPIDLDELACYVDVSRRQLERLFQKYLHCSPSRYYLKLRLIRARQLLKQTSMSIIEVASVCGFVSTPHFSKCYREYFGIPPRDERAGQTSTSVVGLVPMPEDLLRPSTSTAMTALSRAQGESTFASVKLYPHRQQ; encoded by the coding sequence ATGTCGCAGTCCGCTCAAGGGGTCCAGCCCCAGAACCGTGTTCCGCAGTCCATTGGCTTCCTGTTGCTGGACAACTTCACCCTGATTTCCCTGGCTTCGGCGGTGGAACCCCTGCGCATGGCCAACCAGCTCTCCGGCAAGGAGCTGTACCGCTGGTACACCCTGACCCAGAGCGGCCTGCCGGTGAGCGCCAGCGACGGCCTGCAGATCACGCCGGACGCCGGCCTGGACAATGCACCGGCCCTGGACACGGTGATCGTCTGCGGCGGCGTCGACATCCAGCACAGCGTCACCCGCGAGCACCTGCACTGGCTGCAGGTCCAGGCCCGCCACGGCCGCCAGCTGGGCGGCGTGTGCACCGGCAGCTGGGCGCTGGCCAAGGCCGGCCTGCTCGACGGCTTCGATTGCAGCGTGCACTGGGAATTCCTCGCGGCGATGCAGGAGGCCTTCCCCCGGGCGGCCATCACCACCCGCCTGTTCTCCATCGACCGCAGCCGCTACACCTCGTCCGGCGGCACCGCGCCGATGGACATGATGCTGCACCTGATCGGCCGCGAACACGGCCGCGAACTGGCGGCGGCGATCTCCGAGATGTTCATCTACGAGCGCATCCGCAACGAGCAGGATCACCAGCGCGTGCCGCTCAAGCACATGCTCGGCACCAACCAGCCGAAACTGCAGGAAATCGTCGCGCTGATGGAGGCCAATCTGGAGGAGCCGATCGACCTCGACGAGCTGGCCTGCTACGTCGACGTGTCGCGCCGCCAGCTCGAGCGCCTGTTCCAGAAGTACCTGCACTGCTCGCCGTCGCGCTACTACCTCAAATTGCGCCTGATCCGCGCGCGGCAGCTGCTCAAGCAGACCTCCATGTCGATCATCGAGGTGGCCTCGGTGTGCGGCTTCGTCTCCACGCCGCACTTCTCCAAGTGCTACCGCGAATATTTCGGCATCCCGCCGCGCGACGAACGCGCGGGACAGACCTCCACCAGCGTGGTGGGCCTGGTACCGATGCCGGAGGACCTGCTGCGGCCGTCAACCTCCACGGCGATGACCGCCCTGAGCCGCGCCCAGGGCGAGTCGACCTTCGCCAGCGTCAAGCTCTATCCGCATCGCCAGCAATGA
- a CDS encoding L-serine ammonia-lyase has product MAISVFDLFKIGIGPSSSHTVGPMRAAALFVGALRERRLLERVARVEVRLYGSLSATGVGHGSDTAVIMGLMGEWPDSIDPSQIAPRIEALRASGQLQLDGRLAVAFDWQRDMLLLEENLPYHPNAMTLTAFCGEGRELHGDTYYSIGGGFVVDAEQAAAGQLDQDGTRLPYDFSSAAELLSLCKQHGLRVSQLMMENEKAWRSEAEIRAGLMRLWQAMRDCVDNGLKHEGILPGGLNVKRRAAKLHRSLQEMSKPNVIGSTLSGMEWVNLFALAVNEENAAGGRMVTAPTNGAAGIIPAVLHYYVRFSPAVSEADVVDYLLAAAAVGILCKKNASISGAEVGCQGEVGSACAMAAAGLAEILGATPEQLENAAEIGLEHNLGLTCDPVGGLVQVPCIERNAIAAVKAINAAQMALRGDGEHFISLDRVIRTMRDTGADMHDKYKETSRGGLAVSAVEC; this is encoded by the coding sequence GTGGCTATTAGTGTGTTCGACCTGTTCAAGATCGGTATCGGGCCGTCCAGCTCCCATACCGTTGGCCCCATGCGCGCCGCCGCCCTGTTCGTCGGTGCCCTGCGCGAGCGCCGCCTGCTCGAGCGGGTCGCGCGTGTCGAGGTACGGCTGTACGGCTCGCTGTCGGCCACCGGCGTCGGCCATGGCAGCGACACCGCGGTGATCATGGGGCTGATGGGCGAATGGCCGGACAGCATCGACCCGAGCCAGATCGCCCCGCGCATCGAGGCGCTGCGCGCCAGCGGCCAGCTGCAGCTGGACGGCCGCCTGGCCGTGGCCTTCGACTGGCAGCGCGACATGCTGCTGCTGGAGGAGAACCTGCCCTATCACCCCAATGCCATGACCCTGACCGCGTTCTGCGGCGAAGGCCGCGAACTGCACGGCGACACCTACTACTCGATCGGTGGCGGCTTCGTGGTCGACGCCGAGCAGGCCGCCGCCGGCCAGCTGGACCAGGACGGCACGCGCCTGCCCTATGACTTCTCCAGCGCCGCCGAGCTGCTGAGCCTGTGCAAGCAGCACGGCCTGCGGGTCTCCCAGCTGATGATGGAGAACGAGAAGGCCTGGCGCAGCGAGGCGGAGATCCGTGCCGGCCTGATGCGCCTGTGGCAGGCCATGCGCGACTGCGTGGACAACGGCCTCAAGCACGAAGGCATCCTGCCCGGCGGCCTCAACGTCAAGCGCCGCGCGGCCAAGCTGCACCGCAGCCTGCAGGAGATGAGCAAGCCCAACGTGATCGGCTCGACCCTGAGCGGCATGGAGTGGGTCAACCTGTTCGCCCTGGCGGTGAACGAGGAGAACGCCGCCGGCGGGCGCATGGTGACGGCGCCGACCAACGGCGCGGCCGGCATCATCCCGGCGGTGCTGCACTACTACGTGCGCTTCAGCCCGGCGGTGAGCGAGGCCGACGTGGTCGACTACCTGCTGGCGGCCGCCGCCGTGGGCATCCTGTGCAAGAAGAACGCCTCGATCTCCGGTGCCGAAGTGGGTTGCCAGGGCGAGGTCGGTTCGGCCTGTGCCATGGCCGCCGCGGGCCTGGCGGAGATTCTCGGCGCCACCCCGGAGCAGCTGGAGAACGCCGCCGAGATCGGCCTGGAGCACAACCTCGGGCTGACCTGCGACCCGGTCGGCGGCCTGGTCCAGGTGCCGTGCATCGAGCGCAACGCGATCGCCGCGGTGAAGGCGATCAACGCCGCGCAGATGGCCCTGCGCGGCGACGGCGAGCACTTCATCTCCCTCGACCGGGTGATCCGCACCATGCGCGATACCGGCGCCGACATGCACGACAAGTACAAGGAAACTTCGCGCGGTGGCCTGGCGGTCAGCGCGGTCGAGTGCTGA
- a CDS encoding electron transfer flavoprotein subunit alpha/FixB family protein, with protein MSDIIRRDPRAEWIARNRLHPLHAAMQVAQTSWMGPNGVIRKNPHAVGFIGPNGIKRIDRSGAQQGGSQKRSAASAAVQLPLHVVEQPAFYIAVVPDMIGGRLSAHDKDLLGLAHKLAGSDGAVLAVVFGEHKESAFDTAGVDRLLQIEGEAFDGYAPEQRVLALSAVESQLAPRHWLLPDSRTGGGELGRRLGAKLGERPATRVWQVADGQCIGRAGAGQQDLARQAPRLILAAAECAEPVGDTRHEVRPVELQDQIAHSLPRIEDLGAVAVDPALIPMAEAEFILSGGNGVKDWAQFHQAAEVLGATEGASRVAVDDGFMPRNRQVGATGTWVTARVYMAVGISGAIQHLQGIGACDKVVAVNMDPGCDMIKRADLSVIGDSAEILQALMDKVSAYRQGGARDAA; from the coding sequence ATGAGCGACATTATCCGCCGCGACCCCCGCGCCGAATGGATCGCCCGCAACCGCCTGCACCCGCTGCACGCGGCCATGCAGGTGGCGCAGACCAGCTGGATGGGCCCCAACGGCGTCATCCGCAAGAACCCCCACGCGGTCGGTTTCATCGGCCCCAACGGCATCAAGCGCATCGACCGCTCCGGCGCCCAGCAGGGCGGCAGCCAGAAGCGCTCGGCAGCCAGCGCCGCGGTGCAGTTGCCGCTGCACGTGGTCGAGCAGCCGGCGTTCTACATCGCCGTGGTCCCGGACATGATCGGCGGTCGCCTGTCGGCCCACGACAAGGACCTGCTCGGCCTGGCCCACAAGCTCGCCGGCAGCGACGGTGCGGTGCTGGCCGTGGTGTTCGGCGAGCATAAGGAGAGCGCCTTCGATACCGCCGGCGTCGACCGCCTGCTGCAGATCGAGGGCGAGGCCTTCGACGGCTACGCCCCGGAACAGCGGGTGCTGGCCCTCAGCGCCGTGGAAAGCCAGCTGGCGCCACGCCACTGGCTGCTGCCGGACAGCCGCACCGGCGGCGGCGAGCTGGGCCGCCGCCTCGGCGCCAAGCTCGGCGAGCGCCCGGCCACGCGGGTCTGGCAGGTCGCCGACGGCCAGTGCATCGGCCGTGCCGGTGCCGGCCAGCAAGACCTGGCGCGCCAGGCGCCACGGCTGATCCTGGCCGCCGCCGAATGCGCCGAGCCGGTCGGCGACACCCGTCACGAGGTGCGCCCGGTCGAGCTGCAGGACCAGATCGCCCACAGCCTGCCACGCATCGAGGACCTCGGCGCAGTGGCCGTGGACCCGGCGCTGATCCCCATGGCCGAGGCCGAGTTCATCCTCTCCGGCGGCAACGGGGTCAAGGACTGGGCCCAGTTCCACCAGGCCGCCGAAGTGCTCGGCGCCACCGAAGGCGCCTCGCGGGTGGCGGTGGACGACGGCTTCATGCCGCGCAACCGCCAGGTCGGCGCCACCGGCACCTGGGTCACCGCGCGGGTCTATATGGCGGTGGGCATCTCCGGCGCCATCCAGCACCTGCAGGGCATCGGCGCCTGCGACAAGGTGGTGGCGGTGAACATGGACCCGGGCTGCGACATGATCAAGCGCGCCGACCTGTCGGTGATCGGCGACTCGGCCGAGATTCTCCAGGCACTGATGGACAAGGTCAGCGCCTACCGCCAGGGAGGTGCCCGCGATGCGGCCTGA
- a CDS encoding ABC transporter permease encodes MSDKKLDLGSWVNDVVQHLLDNYSGAFDSIGSVVAGFSEGIEALLMLPPAWLLIAIFVGLGLWRIGSRFAVFTAVSFVLIVMTGFWEQTVVTLGLTFSSTLISLLLGIPLGIWAARSERVATTIRPVLDFMQTMPAFVYLIPAAMLFGLGRVPGIIATVIFAMPPAVRLTNLGIRQVNKEIVEAGQSFGCTGRQLLFKVQLPNAMPSIMAGVNQTIMMALSMVIIASMVGAGGLGNDVLASIQRLDIGLGFESGMAVVLLAIILDRITESFGTKQTAPRSGLISWVNARFQRQ; translated from the coding sequence ATGAGCGACAAGAAACTCGACCTGGGCAGCTGGGTCAACGACGTGGTCCAGCACCTGCTGGACAACTACAGCGGCGCCTTCGACAGCATCGGCAGCGTGGTCGCCGGCTTCTCCGAGGGCATCGAGGCCCTGCTGATGCTGCCGCCGGCCTGGCTGCTGATCGCCATCTTCGTCGGCCTCGGCCTGTGGCGCATCGGCTCGCGCTTCGCCGTCTTCACCGCCGTGTCCTTCGTCCTCATCGTCATGACCGGCTTCTGGGAGCAGACCGTGGTCACCCTCGGCCTGACCTTCTCCTCGACCCTGATCAGCCTGTTGCTGGGCATCCCCCTGGGCATCTGGGCCGCCCGCAGCGAGCGGGTGGCCACCACCATCCGCCCGGTGCTGGACTTCATGCAGACCATGCCGGCCTTCGTCTACCTGATCCCGGCGGCCATGCTCTTCGGCCTCGGCCGCGTGCCCGGCATCATCGCCACGGTGATCTTCGCCATGCCCCCGGCCGTGCGCCTGACCAACCTGGGCATCCGCCAGGTCAACAAGGAGATCGTCGAGGCCGGCCAGTCCTTCGGCTGCACCGGCCGCCAGCTGCTGTTCAAGGTGCAGCTGCCCAACGCCATGCCGTCGATCATGGCCGGGGTCAACCAGACCATCATGATGGCCCTGTCCATGGTCATCATCGCCTCCATGGTCGGCGCCGGCGGCCTGGGCAACGACGTGCTGGCGAGCATCCAGCGCCTGGATATCGGGCTAGGCTTCGAGAGCGGCATGGCCGTGGTCCTGCTGGCCATCATCCTCGACCGCATCACCGAGAGTTTCGGCACCAAGCAGACCGCCCCCCGCAGCGGCCTGATCAGCTGGGTGAACGCGCGCTTTCAACGTCAGTGA
- the choX gene encoding choline ABC transporter substrate-binding protein has translation MKRYKSYLLAALLSTPLLAQAADPAACDRVRLADVGWTDLIVTNAVTRLLLSELGYRTQLKRLSVPETYEALRNNDLDVFLDLWLPSSEKGVRPYLDDGSVELLAINLEGAKYTLAVNQAGHDAGIRTFADIAKHKKALGGKIYGIEPGNSANKTIAQMVEKNAFDLAGFRLAESSESEMILHVKRADHLKKAAVFLAWEPHPMNNQLKVNYLPGGDDYFGPNLGGATVYTATRRDYASQCPNLGRLLKNLRFSLQMENDLMEAILNQNTTPRREAKAWLKANPQTRAQWLQGVTRRDGSPLNSGQTP, from the coding sequence ATGAAACGCTACAAAAGCTATCTTCTGGCAGCATTGCTGAGCACCCCATTGCTGGCCCAGGCGGCGGACCCCGCCGCCTGCGACCGGGTCCGCCTGGCCGACGTCGGCTGGACCGACCTGATCGTCACCAACGCCGTCACCCGCCTGCTGCTCAGCGAGCTGGGCTACCGCACCCAGCTCAAGCGCCTGTCGGTGCCCGAGACCTACGAGGCCCTGCGCAACAACGACCTCGATGTATTCCTCGACCTGTGGCTGCCCAGCTCGGAGAAGGGGGTGCGCCCCTACTTGGACGACGGCTCGGTCGAGTTGCTGGCGATCAATCTGGAGGGGGCCAAGTACACCCTGGCGGTCAACCAGGCCGGCCACGACGCCGGCATCCGCACCTTCGCCGACATCGCCAAGCACAAGAAGGCCCTGGGCGGCAAAATCTACGGCATCGAGCCCGGCAACAGCGCCAACAAGACCATCGCGCAGATGGTCGAGAAGAACGCCTTCGACCTCGCCGGCTTCCGCCTGGCGGAATCCAGCGAGTCGGAGATGATCCTGCACGTCAAGCGCGCCGACCATCTGAAGAAGGCGGCGGTGTTCCTCGCCTGGGAGCCCCATCCGATGAACAACCAGCTGAAGGTCAACTACCTGCCCGGCGGCGACGACTACTTCGGCCCCAACCTGGGCGGCGCCACCGTCTATACCGCCACTCGCAGGGACTATGCGAGCCAGTGCCCGAACCTCGGCCGGCTGCTGAAGAACCTGCGTTTCAGCCTGCAGATGGAAAACGACCTGATGGAGGCCATCCTCAACCAGAACACCACCCCCAGGCGCGAGGCCAAGGCCTGGCTGAAAGCCAACCCGCAGACCCGCGCACAATGGCTGCAAGGCGTCACCAGGCGCGACGGCAGCCCGCTGAATAGCGGCCAAACGCCATAA